The DNA region TCCAGGCTGTACAACCCGGACGGCTCGGTGGACCCTGCACAGGCTAACAAGCTGGCCTTCCTGAACCAGTGGAACCCGGATGATCCGTCCTCCTACAACCCGGATGCGGACCGGACCCAGCGCTGGTGGGTGGAACGGCTGGCCGCTGACCAGCAGATCACCCATTGGGAGGCCTTCAGCAATTCGCCGCCGTGGTTCATGACTAAGAGCGGCTACGTCTCCGGGCAGGTCAACTCCAGCAAGGGTGAGAACCTGCTGCCCCAGGCGGAACAGAAGTTCGCCGCCTACATGGCCAACGCCGTCGAACTCCTGGAAAAGGGTTCCGGCATCAAGGTGGACACCATCGATCCCTTCAACGAGCCCAATTCCGGGTATTGGGGAACCGCGATCGACACCGCCACCGGGAAACCGCCCACCTCCTACACGCAGAAGCAGGAGGGTGCCCTGATCTATCCGGCGGCGCAGGACCGCGTCACCAAGTACCTGGCGGCCGAGCTCGCCAAGCCGGAGACCAGCACCGGAGCCGTCATCTCGGCCATGGACGAGACCGATCCGGGGAAGTTCATGACCAACTGGAACAGTTACAGCCGGGAAGCCAAGAACGCCGTGGGCCAGCTCAACGTCCACACGTACGGCACAGGGGACCGGCGCCGTGTGCGTGACCTGGCCAAGGCCGAGGACAAACCGCTGTGGATGAGTGAAGTAGGCGGTTCGTGGGCAGGAAACCCGGCCCTCGGCGATACTACCGGCGCCTGGGACCGCTCCAACATCAACAACGGCCTGGGTATCGCCGGACGCATGGTGGACGACCTCCGCGAGCTGGAACCGGGTGGGTGGGTGTTCTGGCAGCCGGTGGAGGACACCTACAAGCAGGAACATGGAAACGGGGGCTGGGGCTCCATCTACGTCGACTTCGACTGCAATTATGAAGGCCGGGAAGGGTTCTCCAACCGCCGGTTCAACGACGGCGACGCTGCGGAGGACGCAAAGTGCAAGATCCTGACCAACCAGAAGTACAACACCACCCGGAACTTCACGCACTACATCCGCCCCGGCGATTTCCTTATCCAGAACGACAACGCCAAGACCGCCAGTGCCCTGCGGGCAGACGGCAACGGCGCCACGCTGGTGCATTTCAATGACACCGCCGCGGCCGAGACCGTGACCGTGAACCTGGCCAACTTCGCCAACATCGCCGAGGGGGCAACGGTGACGCCGGTCGTCACCACCAAATCGCCGCTGGAGGACATCGAACGCAACGCCTTGGTGAAGGGGACTCCGGTGGCCGTGGACCGTGCGGCCAAGACTGCCACGCTGGAAATCCCCGCCGCGTCCGTGGTGACGTTCCTCGTGGACGGCGTCAGCGGTGTGGCCGAAGATGCCGCGCCGGTGAAGGACGGGCACAGCTACCACCTCACGGGGGAAGCCAGCGGCAAGGTCCTCACGGGCCAGCCGGGCTCCGCCGTGACCATCGAGGACCCCGCCGGAACCGCTGCGGCCACTGCTGCCCAGACCTGGACGTTCCATGCCGCTGGCTCTGAGCGTGAAGCTGCAGGTGAACACTCGCATGACCGGCGCTGGGTGGTCACGAACGCGGACGGCTCGGTGCTCACCGGCACCGGCGGCGTACTCAACGGCAGCCAGGCCGGTGCCACCTCCCTGTCGGCCACGGGCCTTGACGAAGCCAGGCGCCAGCCCTCGGCACAGTGGATTGTGACCACCGAGAACGGGAACCAGTGGTCACTCGTAAGCGCCGCGGCAGCAATTGCCCTGCAGCCGGCCGGTGGCAAAACCGGCTCCGGCTCGGCGGTGGGACTGGCTTCGTCCGCCGGGACCACCGGCACCGCCCGGGGCAGCGCCCACCAGGCGTGGGCTTTCCAGGACCTCAAGGACCTGGTGCTGCTGGGGACTCAACGGACGGAGCTCAGCACGCCCACCGGCGTCGTGCCGTCCCTGCCGGAAACGGTCAGTCCGCTCTACGCGAAGGGCGCCGGACGGCCCATCGCCGTCCAGTGGGAGGACGTGGATCCGGCGGTGTGGGGTAAGGCAGGAACCGTGACCCTCCGCGGTTCGGGCGTGGATCTGTACGGAAGGGCGTTTGACGACGCAGAGCTGGTGGTCACCGTGGGTGACTATGTGGCCACCGATCCAGTGTCCGTAACAGCCGGCAGCGGCGCATCCGTCGCGGAAGTGCAGGCCGCCGCTCCGGCCACCGTCCCGGGGCAGATCGGCACCGGCCCGGCCAGGAACGCGCTGCCCGTGGCCTGGGACTGGAGCACCTTGACGGCCGACGCTCTGCGGTCCGCCGGTACCGTCACGGTGACCGGTACGGCCACGCCGGGCGTGGCAGGTCAGAATCCGTTGCCCGCCGTCCTGACCGTGATTGTGGTGGGCCGGACAACCAGCAGCAACATCTGCCGGGACGACACCTCGACTCTGGTTACCGCGAGCTTCACGGAAGGCGGCTACACGGCCGCCAACACGTGCGACGGCAACGCCGCCACGCGCTGGTCCAACTGGGTGGGCAGCGGGCGGGCGGGCGACAGCCTGGCCTACGCCTTCAGTCGGGAATACCGGGTGGATTCGGTGACGGTGTCGCTCGCCGAAAAAGCCGCGCAAAGCTTCACGGTGCAGTACCAGGACGCCGGCGGAGCGTGGAAGGACACCACCGCCGGGACCGTCGCTGGCCTAAGTACGACGGCGGCGCGGACGGTTTCGTTTGATCCCGTCACCACCCGCGGGATCCGCGTCGTCCTGGTGACCACGGGGTCGTACACCAAGGTTGCGGAGGTGGCCATCTCCGGTTCGCGGCTGGCCGACTCCGGCGTTGCCGGCCTGGGCCGACTGATGGTCAACCAGCAGGACGTGCCCGGTTTCAGCACGGGGACGGCGGACTACCGGGTCCTGACCACCCGCGACCCCTTCCCGGTGGTGGCAGCGAGCCCGCTGGACACGGATGCCAAGGTGACGGTACAGCAGGCCACGGCCGGATCGCCGTCGGCCGCTGTCACGGTTGCCGCCCCGGACGGAACCGTCAAGGTGTACCGCGTGGATTTTGACTTCCATGTGGTCCTCTCTTCGAAGGACGGGTGCAAGAACGGCGGCTGGGCCGCCAGCACCCTCCCGGTGTTCGGGAACCAGGGCGAGTGTGTGAACCACTTCGACCGTGGCGGTGCCGCCTAAGGTAGTGGCATGGAGATCGGTGAGGTGGTCTGGACTGCCGTGCTGGGCGTGGCCGCGGTTGCACCGCTGGCCACGTTCGGCGTGGTCCTGGTGGCCTATCTGACGTACCGGCAGAAGGCCCACGCGGACAGGCGGGACCAATGGTGGAAACGCGCGCAGTGGGCCATCGACTCGGCCCTGAACGACGCCGATCCCGAACGCCGCCTCGCGGGGATGCGGGTCCTGGTCCAGCTCATCGGCAGCGATCTGGCCACGTCCGAGGATGCGGAGCTGATGAGTGCCTTGGCGTTGGGGATCCAGGACCAGGAGCTGGGACGGCTGTCAGCCGCGGACGGCACGGCAAACAAGCAGCCCGGGCTCTACCCCGGGGCACGGGCGGGCGCCGCACATGAGGTTCGGCTCAAGTCCAGGGGACAGACAGTTGTGGCCGGTTCGGCGGCGGCTGCCCGAGTTCTTCAGGAGTCGGAGAAGCTCATCGCCGCCGCGGATGCACGGACTGCCCGCCAACAACGTGCTTAGTCCGTAATGCTGCGGTACGCCGCCAGGAAAGTGGAGATCCTGCCCACGGCTTCCTCGATGTCCAGCACTGACGGGAGGATAACAAAACGGAAGTGGTCCGGCTGGGGCCAGTTGAATGCCGAACCGTGGGAGACGAGGATCTTTTGGTCCTGGAGCAGGTCCAGGACGAACTGTTCGTCGCTCGTGATGGGGTAGAGCTCCGGATCAAGGCGCGGAAAGAGGTACATGGCTCCCGCTGCGGGGATACACGTGACGCCGGGAATTGCCGTGAGGAGCGTGAACGCCAGATCGCGCTGTTCGCGCAACCTGCCGCCGGGCCTGACCAGCGCGTCGATGCTTTGGTAGCCGCCCAGACAGGTTTGGATTGCATGCTGGGCGGGGACGTTGGGGCAAAGCCGCAGTGACGCGAGTAGCTCCAGTGCTTCGCGGTAGCCCAAAGTCGCCGTGAGCGGACCCGTGACGGCCACCCAGCCGGCGCGGTACCCGGGCATGCGGTAGGCCTTGGAGAGCCCGCTGAAGGTGAGGCAGCAGACGTCCTCCGCCACCGAGGCCGTGTGGAT from Arthrobacter pascens includes:
- a CDS encoding discoidin domain-containing protein, which codes for MVLFEGNFRRCAAMAAAAATAAAGLALASGLTANAAETSATPVTITPNPASRGEAFEGWGTSLVWFANATGGYSDEIREELYQKVFGENGLNLNIARYNVGGGNASDVAGYLNDGSAVEGWWNPVTDPASGAVQSRLYNPDGSVDPAQANKLAFLNQWNPDDPSSYNPDADRTQRWWVERLAADQQITHWEAFSNSPPWFMTKSGYVSGQVNSSKGENLLPQAEQKFAAYMANAVELLEKGSGIKVDTIDPFNEPNSGYWGTAIDTATGKPPTSYTQKQEGALIYPAAQDRVTKYLAAELAKPETSTGAVISAMDETDPGKFMTNWNSYSREAKNAVGQLNVHTYGTGDRRRVRDLAKAEDKPLWMSEVGGSWAGNPALGDTTGAWDRSNINNGLGIAGRMVDDLRELEPGGWVFWQPVEDTYKQEHGNGGWGSIYVDFDCNYEGREGFSNRRFNDGDAAEDAKCKILTNQKYNTTRNFTHYIRPGDFLIQNDNAKTASALRADGNGATLVHFNDTAAAETVTVNLANFANIAEGATVTPVVTTKSPLEDIERNALVKGTPVAVDRAAKTATLEIPAASVVTFLVDGVSGVAEDAAPVKDGHSYHLTGEASGKVLTGQPGSAVTIEDPAGTAAATAAQTWTFHAAGSEREAAGEHSHDRRWVVTNADGSVLTGTGGVLNGSQAGATSLSATGLDEARRQPSAQWIVTTENGNQWSLVSAAAAIALQPAGGKTGSGSAVGLASSAGTTGTARGSAHQAWAFQDLKDLVLLGTQRTELSTPTGVVPSLPETVSPLYAKGAGRPIAVQWEDVDPAVWGKAGTVTLRGSGVDLYGRAFDDAELVVTVGDYVATDPVSVTAGSGASVAEVQAAAPATVPGQIGTGPARNALPVAWDWSTLTADALRSAGTVTVTGTATPGVAGQNPLPAVLTVIVVGRTTSSNICRDDTSTLVTASFTEGGYTAANTCDGNAATRWSNWVGSGRAGDSLAYAFSREYRVDSVTVSLAEKAAQSFTVQYQDAGGAWKDTTAGTVAGLSTTAARTVSFDPVTTRGIRVVLVTTGSYTKVAEVAISGSRLADSGVAGLGRLMVNQQDVPGFSTGTADYRVLTTRDPFPVVAASPLDTDAKVTVQQATAGSPSAAVTVAAPDGTVKVYRVDFDFHVVLSSKDGCKNGGWAASTLPVFGNQGECVNHFDRGGAA